A single window of Flagellimonas maritima DNA harbors:
- a CDS encoding DUF1801 domain-containing protein, whose protein sequence is MTIEAKTPDEYIGKLPKERKEAVSKLRSTINTNLPKGFEECINYNMIGYVVPHSLYPKGYHCNPKLPLPFIHIASQKHYVSLYHSGIYADKKLLDWFLAEYSNHIKAKLDMGKSCIRFKKMENIPFGLIAQLCQKMTVEDWIKLYEKNINR, encoded by the coding sequence ATGACCATAGAAGCGAAGACACCCGATGAATATATTGGCAAATTGCCCAAAGAACGCAAGGAAGCAGTTTCTAAGTTGCGGAGTACAATAAATACAAACCTACCTAAAGGATTTGAAGAATGTATCAACTATAATATGATAGGGTATGTGGTGCCCCATTCTTTGTACCCCAAAGGTTATCATTGTAATCCTAAATTGCCCTTACCATTTATACATATCGCCTCACAGAAGCATTACGTGTCCCTATATCATTCTGGGATATATGCGGACAAAAAATTATTGGATTGGTTCTTGGCCGAATATTCCAACCATATAAAAGCAAAATTGGATATGGGAAAAAGCTGTATCAGGTTTAAAAAAATGGAGAATATTCCTTTTGGACTCATTGCTCAACTGTGTCAGAAAATGACAGTTGAGGATTGGATAAAATTATACGAAAAGAACATAAACAGATAA
- a CDS encoding DUF4199 domain-containing protein, protein MKKTVLKFGLYGAITISVLFLISWYALSDLSFSMQEVLGYISIILSLSFVYFGIKHFRDKENQGKASFKQGLIVGILISLIVALIFGVLDIFYIKVINPNFTTEYYEHAIADMKASLPKVEFETKLAEMESQKELFANPFFSFALMAMTVFVIGFIISLISAFTLQRK, encoded by the coding sequence TCAGTGTGCTTTTTTTGATCAGTTGGTACGCTTTGAGTGATTTATCATTCTCCATGCAGGAAGTATTGGGTTATATATCCATAATACTTTCCTTAAGTTTTGTATATTTTGGTATAAAACATTTTAGGGACAAAGAGAATCAAGGCAAGGCAAGTTTTAAGCAAGGGCTTATTGTTGGAATATTGATAAGCCTCATAGTCGCATTGATTTTTGGTGTCTTGGATATATTTTACATTAAAGTAATAAATCCAAATTTTACCACAGAGTATTACGAGCATGCTATAGCAGATATGAAAGCATCTCTTCCAAAGGTAGAGTTTGAAACCAAATTGGCAGAAATGGAATCTCAAAAGGAATTATTTGCCAATCCATTTTTCTCCTTTGCGCTCATGGCAATGACCGTTTTTGTAATAGGTTTTATAATTTCCTTGATTTCCGCTTTTACACTTCAACGTAAATAG